A region from the Drosophila ananassae strain 14024-0371.13 chromosome 2L, ASM1763931v2, whole genome shotgun sequence genome encodes:
- the LOC6505630 gene encoding elongation factor 1-alpha 2, which yields MGKEKIHINIVVIGHVDSGKSTTTGHLIYKCGGIDKRTIEKFEKEAQEMGKGSFKYAWVLDKLKAERERGITIDIALWKFETAKYYVTIIDAPGHRDFIKNMITGTSQADCAVLIVAAGTGEFEAGISKNGQTREHALLAFTLGVKQLIVGVNKMDSTEPPYSEARYEEIKKEVSSYIKKIGYNPASVAFVPISGWHGDNMLEASEKMPWFKGWTVERKEGKAEGKCLIDALDAILPPQRPTDKPLRLPLQDVYKIGGIGTVPVGRVETGILKPGMVVNFAPVNLVTEVKSVEMHHEALTEAMPGDNVGFNVKNVSVKELRRGYVAGDSKNNPPRGAADFTAQVIVLNHPGQIANGYTPVLDCHTAHIACKFAEIKEKCDRRTGKTTETEPKAIKSGDAAIILLVPSKPLCVESFQEFPPLGRFAVRDMRQTVAVGVIKSVNFKETTSGKVTKAAEKAQKKK from the exons ATGGGAAAGGAGAAGATCCATATCAACATTGTGGTCATTGGCCATGTGGACTCCGGAAAGTCGACCACCACCGGCCACTTGATCTACAAATGCGGTGGCATCGACAAGCGTACGATCGAGAAGTTCGAGAAGGAGGCCCAGGAGATGGGCAAGGGCTCGTTCAAGTATGCCTGGGTGCTCGACAAGCTGAAGGCCGAGCGTGAGCGCGGCATCACCATCGACATTGCCCTATGGAAGTTCGAGACGGCCAAATACTATGTGACCATCATCGATGCCCCCGGCCACAGGGATTTCATCAAGAACATGATCACCGGCACCTCGCAGGCCGATTGTGCGGTGCTGATTGTCGCCGCCGGCACCGGTGAGTTCGAGGCCGGCATCTCCAAGAACGGCCAGACCCGAGAGCACGCTCTGCTGGCCTTCACGCTGGGTGTGAAGCAGCTGATTGTCGGCGTCAACAAGATGGACTCGACCGAGCCGCCCTACAGCGAGGCCCGCTATGAGGAAATCAAGAAGGAAGTGTCCTCCTACATCAAGAAGATTGGCTACAACCCGGCTTCGGTCGCCTTCGTTCCGATTTCCGGCTGGCACGGCGACAACATGCTGGAGGCCTCCGAGAAGATGCCCTGGTTCAAGGGCTGGACCGTGGAGCGCAAGGAGGGCAAGGCCGAGGGCAAGTGCCTGATCGATGCGCTGGACGCGATCTTGCCGCCACAGCGCCCCACCGACAAGCCGCTGCGCCTGCCCCTGCAGGATGTCTACAAGATTGGCGGTATTGGAACGGTACCCGTTGGCCGAGTGGAGACTGGCATCCTGAAGCCAG GCATGGTGGTCAACTTTGCTCCGGTCAACCTGGTCACCGAGGTGAAGTCGGTCGAGATGCATCATGAGGCTCTAACCGAGGCAATGCCCGGCGACAATGTCGGCTTCAACGTCAAGAACGTCTCGGTTAAGGAACTGCGCCGCGGCTATGTGGCCGGAGATTCCAAGAACAATCCACCACGGGGGGCTGCTGATTTTACTGCTCAG GTTATTGTGCTGAACCATCCTGGCCAGATTGCCAATGGCTATACTCCGGTCTTGGATTGCCACACGGCTCACATTGCCTGCAAGTTTGCCGAGATCAAGGAGAAGTGCGACCGTCGTACCGGCAAGACCACCGAGACGGAGCCGAAGGCCATCAAGTCGGGCGACGCGGCCATTATCCTGTTGGTGCCGAGTAAGCCGCTGTGCGTCGAGAGCTTCCAGGAGTTCCCACCGCTGGGACGCTTCGCTGTGCGCGACATGCGTCAGACCGTGGCCGTTGGCGTTATCAAGTCTGTTAACTTTAAAGAGACTACCTCGGGCAAGGTAACAAAAGCCGCTGAGAAGGCACAGAAGAAGAAATAA